One genomic segment of Mycobacteriales bacterium includes these proteins:
- a CDS encoding DUF1800 family protein has protein sequence MADLATRQDIARLFGRAAFGATGADHDRWVGKPYADAVDSLFPPAGSDPLARAVQADEAMRLYTANNYLNDVYGAGRWWLERMRTTPYPLEERMTFFWHDHFATAYTGDPDIASILQQNQTLRQYALGSFRDLANAMLVDPAMLVWLNGINNHVAGVNENLAREFFELFTLGTVPQVYTETDIRQAARVLTGWTVNPTLHSSAFTEARHDLTRKTVLGRSIGGWAAGDPRHATEYRELTEAALAHDHGKTVSQFLAYRLVLQFGYVPDVTNLAGDPLVQDVAWAIRAGDAWDLRKGVRTMLLHPKWRYADASAGRQLVRSPVEVAVHAAKVLGVPLDAAFGTFTTNEIVLQTAHAGQQPFLPPNVGGWPNGLGWLSQTTTLGRYDLLYVVWLAYLNQQRHQVAPPPPSADLAYWAWFMGLAGFSTSTTLRLREYLAAPGTTAELDKQAGMFVLAGSSPDWQVM, from the coding sequence GTGGCCGACCTTGCCACGCGGCAGGACATCGCCCGGCTGTTCGGGCGCGCGGCGTTCGGCGCGACCGGCGCCGACCACGACAGGTGGGTCGGCAAGCCGTATGCCGACGCCGTCGACAGCCTGTTCCCGCCGGCGGGCTCCGACCCGCTCGCGCGGGCCGTGCAGGCGGACGAGGCGATGCGCCTCTACACCGCCAACAACTACCTCAACGACGTCTACGGCGCCGGCCGCTGGTGGCTGGAGCGGATGCGCACGACGCCGTACCCGCTCGAGGAGCGGATGACGTTCTTCTGGCACGACCACTTCGCGACGGCGTACACCGGCGACCCGGACATCGCGTCGATCCTCCAGCAGAACCAGACGCTGCGGCAGTACGCGCTCGGCTCGTTCCGCGACCTCGCGAACGCGATGCTGGTCGACCCCGCGATGCTCGTCTGGCTCAACGGCATCAACAACCACGTCGCGGGCGTCAACGAGAACCTCGCCCGCGAGTTCTTCGAGCTGTTCACGCTCGGCACCGTCCCGCAGGTCTACACGGAGACCGACATCCGCCAGGCCGCGCGGGTGCTCACCGGCTGGACGGTCAACCCGACGCTGCACAGCTCGGCGTTCACCGAGGCGCGGCACGACCTGACCCGCAAGACGGTGCTCGGCCGCTCGATCGGCGGCTGGGCGGCGGGCGACCCGCGGCACGCCACGGAGTACCGCGAGCTGACCGAGGCGGCGCTCGCGCACGACCACGGCAAGACCGTGTCGCAGTTCCTCGCCTACCGGCTGGTGCTCCAGTTCGGCTACGTGCCCGACGTCACGAACCTCGCCGGCGACCCGCTCGTGCAGGACGTCGCCTGGGCGATCCGCGCCGGCGACGCGTGGGACCTGCGCAAGGGCGTCCGCACCATGCTGCTGCACCCGAAGTGGCGCTACGCCGACGCGAGCGCCGGGCGCCAGCTCGTCCGCTCGCCCGTCGAGGTCGCCGTGCACGCCGCCAAGGTCCTCGGCGTGCCGCTCGACGCGGCGTTCGGGACGTTCACGACGAACGAGATCGTGCTCCAGACCGCGCACGCCGGGCAGCAGCCGTTCCTCCCGCCGAACGTCGGCGGCTGGCCGAACGGCCTCGGCTGGCTGTCGCAGACCACGACGCTCGGCCGGTACGACCTGCTCTACGTGGTGTGGCTCGCGTACCTGAACCAGCAACGCCACCAGGTCGCGCCGCCGCCACCGTCGGCGGACCTCGCGTACTGGGCGTGGTTCATGGGCCTCGCCGGCTTCTCCACCAGCACGACGTTGCGGCTGCGCGAGTACCTCGCCGCCCCCGGCACCACGGCCGAGCTCGACAAGCAGGCCGGCATGTTCGTCCTCGCGGGCAGCAGCCCGGACTGGCAGGTGATGTAG
- a CDS encoding DUF1501 domain-containing protein — MTVTRRTFIKGAGAAAGVLTLSPWLTGLASGVVDPRTRTRRRLVVIDLGGGNDGLNTVVPRTGSNRQVYTQVRPTIQQSVGSLLPLDRGGRDDGSVGFHGSLKALHQLYREDRVAVVQGVDYPNHNYSHFTSNDIWQAGNPDNIADAGWIGRHLDRCGVPVGELRAVGIGGSFAHALRGRVHSGAQVDSFAATHFLDGDTPVARARHDVYGRFAQHAATEPVRASYGAMCGGVVDLDTATRGLSSPTSGSVLADQMLTARTLLEHDLGVEVVFVSTGGYDTHANQLTTQQSLLADLDQALEAFFYGTKAGVPITVGGVAGNGLPAPVGTPTVPGTPIGPLSGDVAAGTLVMTFSEFGRRIGENASGTDHGAAAPMLMVGPPPPAPGTGVPALVPGLHGDHPDMGSPALPADNLGMTTDLRSVYQAVLTKWINDPASERPDEGDPAFRLSGPSVESDGSLAGLFATA, encoded by the coding sequence GTGACGGTCACCCGGCGCACGTTCATCAAGGGGGCGGGTGCCGCCGCGGGCGTGCTGACGCTCTCGCCGTGGCTCACCGGCCTCGCCTCCGGCGTGGTCGACCCGCGCACCCGGACCCGCCGCCGCCTCGTCGTCATCGACCTCGGCGGCGGCAACGACGGCCTCAACACCGTCGTCCCGCGCACCGGCTCCAACCGGCAGGTCTACACGCAGGTCCGCCCCACCATCCAGCAGTCCGTGGGCTCGTTGCTGCCGCTCGACCGGGGCGGCCGCGACGACGGCAGCGTCGGCTTCCACGGCTCGCTCAAGGCGCTGCACCAGCTCTACCGCGAGGACCGGGTCGCCGTCGTGCAGGGCGTCGACTACCCGAACCACAACTACTCGCACTTCACCTCGAACGACATCTGGCAGGCCGGCAACCCCGACAACATCGCCGACGCCGGCTGGATCGGCCGCCACCTCGACCGCTGCGGCGTGCCCGTCGGCGAGCTGCGCGCGGTCGGCATCGGCGGGTCGTTCGCGCACGCGCTGCGCGGCCGCGTCCACTCCGGCGCGCAGGTCGACTCGTTCGCGGCGACGCACTTCCTCGACGGCGACACGCCCGTCGCGCGCGCCCGCCACGACGTGTACGGCCGGTTCGCGCAGCACGCGGCCACCGAGCCGGTGCGGGCGTCGTACGGCGCCATGTGCGGCGGCGTCGTCGACCTCGACACCGCGACCCGCGGGCTCTCCTCCCCGACCTCCGGCAGCGTGCTCGCCGACCAGATGCTCACCGCGCGGACGCTGCTCGAGCACGACCTCGGCGTCGAGGTCGTCTTCGTCTCCACCGGCGGCTACGACACGCACGCGAACCAGCTCACGACGCAGCAGTCGCTGCTCGCCGACCTCGACCAGGCGCTGGAGGCGTTCTTCTACGGCACCAAGGCCGGCGTCCCCATCACCGTCGGCGGCGTCGCCGGCAACGGCCTCCCCGCGCCCGTCGGCACGCCCACCGTGCCGGGCACGCCGATCGGCCCGCTGTCCGGCGACGTCGCCGCCGGCACGCTGGTGATGACGTTCAGCGAGTTCGGCCGCCGCATCGGCGAGAACGCCTCCGGCACCGACCACGGCGCCGCCGCGCCGATGCTCATGGTCGGGCCGCCGCCGCCCGCGCCCGGCACCGGCGTCCCCGCCCTGGTGCCCGGCCTGCACGGCGACCACCCGGACATGGGCTCGCCCGCGCTGCCCGCCGACAACCTCGGCATGACCACCGACCTGCGCTCGGTCTACCAGGCCGTGCTCACCAAGTGGATCAACGACCCGGCGAGCGAGCGGCCGGACGAGGGCGACCCGGCGTTCCGCCTGTCCGGGCCGTCGGTCGAGTCGGACGGGTCGCTCGCGGGGCTGTTCGCGACGGCCTGA
- a CDS encoding S8 family serine peptidase: MSVPRSAGWRLAAALTSAVVAAGGAVAGHVTATATAPLHGAPTVVAVVEPGGFNPYHLDFAASLHPWAGGDPSDDLPLTSDPATYIAGYPSGATALNITLPTSGSDDVNALHAADAAAWAAVPNSTSTTSPSLYYIPGTKVIGAVRFDSAGLWAGNDAHGTHSAASAVGNIHGTCPECLVVLVAGTGGLEWAQRQPWIDVVTNSYESTRQHGNEYVRPGLVQGIYTQRSVVEAGQSVLWSAGNGVVNSLYDVPQLTYVSGQRGPDWVITVGGTRNGNPLPGTGRPADIAAEAESYPSTGGTTANGTGTHSGTSNAAPVVAGALGTVIQRGRDALGDTTGGHSAGVVASGTAVTCGSADPACPLGDGVLTRQEAENTLFHTVTPGTQPEDLAPVPVPARTVGPAVPDVPTLPAPRAAYLYVGHGVVHGREKPAAMAAEQARAADALRGLVAVQRPYGEKAWMTADSRCRQLVWGSWGEGYFTGTLDDDGSSALATAWNTWCTPETAAQLREASTL, encoded by the coding sequence ATGTCCGTTCCGCGTTCCGCGGGGTGGCGCCTCGCCGCCGCGCTCACCAGTGCCGTCGTGGCCGCCGGTGGCGCCGTCGCCGGCCACGTCACCGCCACCGCCACCGCGCCGTTGCACGGCGCACCCACCGTCGTCGCCGTCGTCGAGCCGGGCGGGTTCAACCCGTACCACCTCGACTTCGCCGCCTCGCTGCACCCGTGGGCGGGTGGGGACCCGTCCGACGACCTGCCGCTGACCAGCGACCCGGCGACGTACATCGCCGGCTACCCGAGCGGCGCCACCGCGCTGAACATCACCCTGCCCACGTCGGGCAGCGACGACGTCAACGCGCTGCACGCCGCCGACGCGGCCGCGTGGGCGGCCGTGCCGAACTCCACGTCGACCACGTCGCCGAGCCTGTACTACATCCCGGGCACCAAGGTCATCGGCGCCGTGCGGTTCGACAGCGCGGGGCTGTGGGCCGGCAACGACGCGCACGGCACCCACTCCGCCGCCAGCGCCGTCGGCAACATCCACGGCACCTGCCCCGAGTGCCTCGTGGTCCTCGTCGCGGGGACGGGCGGCCTCGAGTGGGCGCAGCGGCAGCCGTGGATCGACGTCGTGACGAACTCGTACGAGTCGACGCGCCAGCACGGCAACGAGTACGTCCGACCGGGCCTGGTGCAGGGCATCTACACCCAGCGGTCCGTCGTCGAGGCCGGGCAGTCGGTCCTGTGGTCCGCCGGCAACGGCGTCGTGAACTCGCTGTACGACGTGCCGCAGCTCACCTACGTCTCCGGCCAGCGCGGACCGGACTGGGTCATCACCGTCGGCGGCACGAGGAACGGCAACCCGCTGCCCGGCACCGGACGGCCGGCGGACATCGCCGCCGAGGCCGAGTCGTACCCGTCGACCGGCGGCACGACCGCCAACGGCACCGGCACGCACAGCGGCACCTCCAACGCGGCGCCCGTCGTCGCGGGCGCGCTCGGCACCGTCATCCAGCGGGGCCGCGACGCGCTCGGCGACACCACCGGCGGGCACAGCGCCGGTGTCGTCGCGTCCGGCACCGCCGTCACCTGCGGCAGCGCGGACCCGGCCTGCCCGCTCGGCGACGGCGTGCTGACCCGCCAGGAGGCGGAGAACACGCTGTTCCACACCGTCACCCCCGGCACCCAGCCGGAGGACCTCGCGCCGGTGCCCGTCCCCGCCCGCACCGTCGGCCCGGCCGTCCCCGACGTCCCGACGCTGCCGGCGCCGCGGGCGGCGTACCTCTACGTCGGCCACGGCGTCGTGCACGGCCGGGAGAAGCCGGCCGCGATGGCGGCCGAGCAGGCGCGGGCGGCCGACGCGTTGCGCGGCCTGGTCGCCGTCCAGCGACCGTACGGCGAGAAGGCGTGGATGACCGCCGACTCGCGGTGCCGCCAGCTCGTCTGGGGGTCGTGGGGCGAGGGGTACTTCACCGGCACGCTCGATGACGACGGCTCCTCCGCCCTCGCCACCGCGTGGAACACGTGGTGCACGCCGGAGACCGCCGCGCAGCTCCGCGAGGCGAGCACGCTCTGA
- a CDS encoding DUF4239 domain-containing protein produces the protein MVELLLRMPGPLAEVLVIAIAVALSLAGLAVVRRRVDVEALRGGNEVAGVVYAIVGGMYAVLLAFVVVAVWEDFGHAEGHVETEVTGLGTLYRDAAVFPEPSRTEMRAALREYTASVVDDEWPTMARGEPSPKTLAAYDRLWAACYRVDPGDGPRAAFFEQAVDRMGQVGESRRARVLASRSQVPSTLWVLLLAGGALIVAMTFVFGTEHATVHRVSVAALAAVVASVLFVTLALDRPFGAGITLSRHPYRELLAQWAVTP, from the coding sequence GTGGTCGAGCTGCTGCTGCGGATGCCGGGACCGCTCGCCGAGGTCCTCGTCATCGCCATCGCGGTCGCGCTGTCCCTCGCCGGGCTCGCCGTCGTCCGGCGCCGCGTCGACGTCGAGGCGTTGCGCGGCGGCAACGAGGTCGCCGGCGTCGTCTACGCCATCGTCGGCGGCATGTACGCCGTGCTGCTCGCGTTCGTCGTCGTCGCCGTGTGGGAGGACTTCGGCCACGCCGAGGGGCACGTCGAGACCGAGGTCACCGGGCTCGGCACCCTCTACCGGGACGCCGCCGTCTTCCCCGAGCCGTCCCGCACCGAGATGCGGGCCGCGCTGCGCGAGTACACCGCCAGCGTCGTCGACGACGAGTGGCCCACCATGGCGCGCGGCGAGCCCAGCCCGAAGACGCTCGCCGCGTACGACCGCCTGTGGGCCGCCTGCTACCGCGTCGACCCCGGCGACGGTCCGCGGGCGGCGTTCTTCGAGCAGGCCGTCGACCGGATGGGCCAGGTCGGCGAGAGCCGCCGCGCCCGCGTGCTCGCCAGCCGTTCGCAGGTCCCGTCCACGCTGTGGGTGCTGCTCCTCGCCGGCGGCGCGCTCATCGTCGCGATGACGTTCGTCTTCGGCACCGAGCACGCCACCGTCCACCGCGTCTCCGTCGCCGCGCTCGCCGCCGTCGTCGCGTCCGTGCTGTTCGTCACCCTCGCGCTCGACCGGCCGTTCGGCGCGGGCATCACCCTGAGCCGGCACCCGTACCGCGAGCTGCTCGCCCAGTGGGCGGTCACGCCGTAG
- a CDS encoding VOC family protein, which translates to MFATPQVNVYATDVARTAAFYASLGFAETFRTPAAGEPIHVELTLDGFTLGVASRASAGADHGLDLTPAGRAMEIVVWADDVDAAFARLVAAGAPSLSEPHDWLDGALRVAWVADPDGNPVELVQRTG; encoded by the coding sequence GTGTTCGCCACCCCCCAGGTCAACGTCTACGCGACCGACGTCGCGCGCACCGCCGCGTTCTACGCGTCGCTCGGCTTCGCGGAGACGTTCCGCACGCCCGCCGCCGGCGAGCCGATCCACGTCGAGCTGACGTTGGACGGCTTCACGCTCGGTGTAGCCAGCCGTGCCTCCGCCGGCGCCGACCATGGCCTCGACCTCACGCCCGCCGGGCGCGCCATGGAGATCGTGGTGTGGGCCGACGACGTCGACGCGGCGTTCGCGCGGCTGGTCGCCGCCGGCGCGCCGTCGCTGTCGGAGCCGCACGACTGGCTGGACGGCGCGTTGCGGGTGGCGTGGGTCGCCGACCCCGACGGCAACCCGGTCGAGCTGGTCCAGCGCACCGGCTGA
- a CDS encoding pre-peptidase C-terminal domain-containing protein codes for MRRARLTAAITAACVTVGLASVAPHAAAATPTQDPHIRVVTRSGLPDGSAAVRTVANADGTTNVVVTNVANAETSLLLERSWADATYPSFAASEPWDVTTQAGARWYRVVIHGAPAAHTVTVGSFTPARSPRFTLGSPETVRLTDRPMFVSLVPSSPGHEDELGVELYDGDSAGQQVVYNDAWLRGLGFTSPGFRYADGTRIHANHTAAGWAVDAPHFSTIYTFDASHEGFAQQNPQTYSEVGWDSTNHRISFVGDRRDGGDEMFTHALPAQFTTGTSFTVTSRWATTAQGNWQAGEPLFLTANAATDAATAASSVYVYYYSRDANVGQAPQYFLRYRDAAGVLRIDQAYTAAANTEYRFYVDYSATTHVLTMKIRNAAGTDLFTATYTTGTNANDGFTLDKVGVANDGTGNTQEPAINGWADDITIDSTTGGGGGGTTVTYTFDSTNEGFAQQQAQTYSEVAWDSANHRVSVLGDRRDTGDEMFTHALPAQLTTASSFTVSSRWATTAQGNWQAAEPLFLGATAVTDVDSSPSSVYVYYDSRDGNIGQAPQYGLRYRDAAGVLRINQTYTATANTEYRFVVSYSATTHVLTMKVRNAANTTDLLTATYTTGTNANDGFTLNKVGVANNGTGNTQEPAVTAWVDDIVVDTTGGGGGGGGTGLNEGFDGTVTGWAFTGLWHVKTTSRAVSPSKTIWYGDDTKGNYDVGVTAGTATSPAFTVPATTPTLSFKSWHQTESLPYDKKSVEISTNGGSTWTQLMQLDDAQQTWNSESTSLSAYAGQSVRIRFAFDSVDGVANAYEGWYVDDVVVSSAGVNNPPALAFTGESGYTGDGVAPDSGDTTTSFTFKVKVTDDGASMSYVKVYLDGDSGHDMTKVSGTLSTGAIYSYTTTLAQGSHSYHFGASDGTNTAARLPSTGELSGPSVSQGPGLYLPTVSPTLGTSAAQYVFQVQYFHPQDQAPTDVRVVVDGTSYLMSPVDYGDTTYSDGRLYHLPLKLKAVAHSYYFTATSGTPPQVISNFRNPASGTISGPMVGRANQPPVAEFNIQVKDGSTAKREADTGSLVWVDAAPSGDDSDEDPATYTWSWGDGTTTSGMTSSHKYTSDNNGTPYNITLTASDQDGSTTRTKPVVVNSNELRPATAETDSFTAAGQQRMWRFYVPVGMVNLKVDLAGPAAVGTDFDLYVRAGAKPTTSVYDARGFGLTATESVTVNNPQRGWYYVMVNALSGTGSFSVTANATGTGSLRTYVADDFDTGSAPGWTLGGQASVVAQEGAAHSGYYGLYLLANSTASTAYASKPLGASVSGTFSAQAWVTVPYADTPFQDFTLLQLGPSPTSPEIKLAFKDNNHSLDVFANGTWTMDVIAMPAGTYMPIRMQAGPSQWELYVFDELRGVYPRSGSAVAYVGQLGDSSTTTGIGEAYLDDIVFRTGDTDTDGVADVDEVTGKDISINGSTRRVSSDPYFWDTDGDYRSDNSEMNSSVVSDPRLSDTDNDGLYDGIETDVRVNKSPTTPNVIRTAGVDAGNDKVSYGVYIEGSISGDLDVIVPFISLSFTGMSVRGVYDITNEEAHLETQAFIGLPGLEINPFSVDCTPTLSCGANVGFTMTMNESDKPNWELGVGFVTVGFAWGTPLYVDVHPTDWYLTPAIHWIYAQGTIGQSATMADGTEAPISVVRTSDGVLHYVAGSYSMVNGHFSAAHELPSAPAGFDPSTLLPTRAVDLL; via the coding sequence ATGCGCCGTGCACGGCTCACCGCCGCGATCACCGCCGCATGCGTGACCGTGGGCCTGGCCTCGGTCGCACCGCACGCGGCGGCCGCGACGCCGACACAGGATCCGCACATCCGGGTGGTGACGCGGTCGGGGCTGCCCGACGGCTCGGCCGCGGTCCGGACCGTCGCGAACGCCGACGGCACCACGAACGTGGTGGTGACCAACGTCGCCAACGCCGAGACGTCGCTGCTGCTCGAACGGTCGTGGGCGGACGCCACGTACCCGTCGTTCGCGGCGAGCGAGCCGTGGGACGTGACGACGCAGGCGGGCGCCCGCTGGTACCGCGTAGTGATCCACGGCGCACCGGCGGCGCACACGGTGACGGTGGGCTCGTTCACCCCGGCGAGGTCGCCGCGGTTCACGCTGGGCTCACCGGAGACGGTCCGGCTGACGGACCGGCCGATGTTCGTGTCGCTGGTGCCGTCGTCGCCCGGCCACGAGGACGAGCTGGGCGTCGAGCTCTACGACGGCGACTCGGCGGGACAGCAGGTCGTCTACAACGACGCCTGGCTGCGCGGCCTCGGCTTCACGTCACCCGGCTTCCGCTACGCGGACGGCACCCGCATCCACGCCAACCACACGGCGGCGGGCTGGGCGGTCGACGCCCCCCACTTCTCGACGATCTACACCTTCGACGCCTCCCACGAGGGCTTCGCGCAGCAGAACCCGCAGACGTACTCGGAGGTCGGCTGGGACTCCACGAACCACCGGATCTCCTTCGTCGGCGACCGGCGCGACGGCGGCGACGAGATGTTCACGCACGCCCTGCCGGCGCAGTTCACGACGGGCACGAGCTTCACGGTGACGAGCCGCTGGGCGACGACGGCGCAGGGCAACTGGCAGGCGGGTGAGCCGCTGTTCCTGACGGCGAACGCCGCCACCGACGCCGCGACCGCCGCGAGCTCGGTCTACGTCTACTACTACAGCCGCGACGCGAACGTCGGCCAGGCGCCGCAGTACTTCCTGCGATACCGGGACGCGGCCGGCGTGCTGCGGATCGACCAGGCGTACACGGCGGCGGCGAACACGGAGTACCGCTTCTACGTGGACTACAGCGCGACGACGCACGTCCTGACGATGAAGATCCGCAACGCCGCCGGCACCGACCTGTTCACGGCGACCTACACGACCGGCACGAACGCGAACGACGGCTTCACGCTGGACAAGGTCGGCGTCGCCAACGACGGCACCGGGAACACCCAGGAGCCGGCGATCAACGGCTGGGCCGACGACATCACGATCGACTCGACGACCGGCGGCGGCGGTGGCGGCACCACGGTCACGTACACGTTCGACAGCACGAACGAGGGCTTCGCGCAGCAGCAGGCGCAGACGTACTCCGAGGTCGCGTGGGACTCCGCCAACCACCGCGTGTCGGTGCTCGGCGACCGCCGCGACACCGGCGACGAGATGTTCACGCACGCGCTGCCGGCGCAGCTCACGACGGCGTCGAGCTTCACGGTGTCGAGCCGCTGGGCGACGACGGCGCAGGGCAACTGGCAGGCGGCCGAGCCGCTGTTCCTCGGCGCCACCGCGGTGACCGACGTCGACTCGAGCCCGAGCTCGGTCTACGTCTACTACGACAGCCGCGACGGCAACATCGGCCAGGCGCCGCAGTACGGCCTGCGCTACCGCGACGCGGCGGGGGTGCTGCGGATCAACCAGACGTACACGGCCACCGCCAACACCGAGTACCGCTTCGTCGTCTCCTACAGCGCGACGACGCACGTGCTCACCATGAAGGTCCGCAACGCCGCCAACACGACCGACCTGCTCACGGCGACGTACACGACCGGCACGAACGCGAACGACGGCTTCACGCTCAACAAGGTCGGCGTCGCGAACAACGGCACCGGCAACACGCAGGAGCCCGCCGTCACCGCCTGGGTCGACGACATCGTCGTGGACACCACCGGCGGCGGCGGCGGTGGCGGCGGCACCGGCCTCAACGAGGGCTTCGACGGCACGGTCACCGGCTGGGCGTTCACCGGCCTGTGGCACGTCAAGACGACGTCCCGCGCGGTCAGCCCGTCGAAGACGATCTGGTACGGCGACGACACGAAGGGCAACTACGACGTCGGCGTGACGGCGGGCACCGCGACCAGCCCGGCGTTCACCGTGCCCGCGACGACGCCGACGTTGTCGTTCAAGAGCTGGCACCAGACGGAGTCGCTGCCGTACGACAAGAAGTCGGTCGAGATCTCGACCAACGGCGGCTCGACGTGGACGCAGCTCATGCAGCTCGACGACGCGCAGCAGACGTGGAACTCGGAGTCGACGTCGCTGTCCGCGTACGCCGGGCAGTCGGTGCGGATCCGCTTCGCGTTCGACAGCGTCGACGGCGTCGCGAACGCCTACGAGGGCTGGTACGTCGACGACGTCGTCGTGAGCTCGGCCGGGGTCAACAACCCGCCCGCGCTCGCGTTCACCGGCGAGTCCGGCTACACGGGCGACGGCGTCGCGCCGGACTCCGGCGACACCACGACGTCGTTCACGTTCAAGGTGAAGGTGACCGACGACGGCGCGTCGATGTCGTACGTCAAGGTCTACCTCGACGGCGACAGCGGCCACGACATGACGAAGGTCAGCGGGACGCTGTCGACCGGCGCGATCTACTCGTACACGACGACGCTCGCGCAGGGCTCGCACTCGTACCACTTCGGCGCGAGCGACGGCACGAACACGGCGGCGCGGCTGCCGTCGACCGGCGAGCTCTCCGGGCCGAGCGTGTCGCAGGGGCCCGGCCTGTACCTGCCGACGGTGAGCCCGACGCTCGGGACGTCGGCGGCGCAGTACGTGTTCCAGGTGCAGTACTTCCACCCGCAGGACCAGGCGCCGACCGACGTGCGCGTGGTGGTCGACGGCACGTCGTACCTGATGAGCCCGGTCGACTACGGCGACACGACCTACAGTGACGGGCGGCTCTACCACCTGCCGCTCAAGCTCAAGGCGGTGGCGCACTCGTACTACTTCACCGCCACCTCCGGCACGCCGCCGCAGGTGATCTCGAACTTCCGCAACCCGGCGTCCGGCACGATCTCGGGGCCGATGGTCGGCCGCGCGAACCAGCCGCCGGTCGCGGAGTTCAACATCCAGGTGAAGGACGGCAGCACGGCCAAGCGGGAGGCGGACACCGGCTCGTTGGTCTGGGTCGACGCGGCCCCGTCGGGCGACGACTCCGACGAGGACCCGGCCACGTACACCTGGAGCTGGGGTGACGGCACGACGACGAGCGGCATGACGTCGAGCCACAAGTACACGTCCGACAACAACGGCACCCCGTACAACATCACCCTGACCGCGAGCGACCAGGACGGGTCCACGACCCGGACGAAGCCGGTCGTCGTCAACAGCAACGAGCTGCGGCCGGCCACGGCGGAGACCGACTCGTTCACGGCGGCCGGGCAGCAGCGGATGTGGCGGTTCTACGTGCCCGTCGGCATGGTCAACCTCAAGGTCGACCTGGCGGGGCCGGCCGCGGTCGGCACCGACTTCGACCTCTACGTCCGCGCCGGCGCCAAGCCGACGACGAGCGTGTACGACGCCCGCGGCTTCGGCCTCACGGCGACGGAGTCGGTCACCGTCAACAACCCGCAGCGCGGGTGGTACTACGTGATGGTCAACGCCCTGAGCGGCACCGGGTCGTTCAGCGTCACCGCGAACGCCACCGGCACCGGCAGCCTGCGCACGTACGTCGCCGACGACTTCGACACCGGCTCCGCGCCGGGATGGACGCTCGGCGGGCAGGCGTCGGTCGTGGCGCAGGAGGGCGCGGCGCACTCCGGCTACTACGGGCTGTACCTGCTCGCCAACTCCACCGCGTCGACGGCATATGCGTCGAAGCCGCTGGGCGCCAGCGTCTCCGGCACGTTCTCGGCGCAGGCCTGGGTGACGGTCCCGTACGCGGACACGCCGTTCCAGGACTTCACCCTGCTCCAGCTCGGCCCGTCGCCGACGTCGCCGGAGATCAAGCTGGCGTTCAAGGACAACAACCACTCGCTGGACGTGTTCGCCAACGGCACCTGGACGATGGACGTCATCGCCATGCCGGCGGGCACGTACATGCCGATCCGCATGCAGGCCGGCCCCAGCCAGTGGGAGCTGTACGTCTTCGACGAGCTCCGCGGCGTGTACCCGCGCAGCGGCTCGGCGGTGGCGTACGTCGGGCAGCTCGGGGACTCGTCCACGACGACGGGCATCGGCGAGGCGTACCTCGACGACATCGTGTTCCGCACGGGTGACACGGACACGGACGGCGTCGCCGACGTCGACGAGGTCACCGGCAAGGACATCTCCATCAATGGCAGCACCCGCCGCGTGTCGTCCGACCCGTACTTCTGGGACACGGACGGCGACTACCGCAGCGACAACAGCGAGATGAACAGCAGCGTGGTCAGCGACCCGCGGCTGAGCGACACCGACAACGACGGGCTCTATGACGGCATCGAGACCGACGTGCGCGTCAACAAGAGCCCGACGACGCCGAACGTCATCCGCACCGCGGGTGTCGACGCGGGCAACGACAAGGTGTCGTACGGCGTCTACATCGAGGGCAGCATCTCCGGCGACCTCGACGTGATCGTGCCGTTCATCTCGCTGAGCTTCACCGGCATGTCGGTGCGCGGCGTGTACGACATCACGAACGAGGAGGCGCACCTGGAGACCCAGGCGTTCATCGGCCTCCCCGGCCTGGAGATCAACCCGTTCAGCGTTGACTGCACCCCGACGCTGAGCTGCGGCGCGAACGTCGGGTTCACGATGACGATGAACGAGTCCGACAAGCCGAACTGGGAGCTCGGGGTGGGCTTCGTGACGGTCGGCTTCGCGTGGGGCACCCCGCTCTACGTCGACGTCCACCCGACCGACTGGTACCTCACGCCGGCGATCCACTGGATCTACGCGCAGGGCACCATCGGCCAGTCCGCCACGATGGCGGACGGCACGGAGGCGCCGATCTCCGTCGTCCGCACGTCCGACGGCGTGCTCCACTACGTCGCCGGGTCGTACTCGATGGTGAACGGCCACTTCTCGGCGGCACACGAGCTGCCGTCGGCGCCGGCGGGCTTCGACCCGTCGACGCTGCTGCCGACGCGGGCGGTGGACCTGCTCTAG